In Archangium violaceum, the following are encoded in one genomic region:
- the dusB gene encoding tRNA dihydrouridine synthase DusB yields the protein MLRIGPYTLPNPFILAPMAGVSERPFRVIAFRMGAALCPTELVSAQGLMRTNQRTLKYLRFDPEVERPYSLQIFGGDPESMARAAVIGKQYGAQMIDINMGCPVKKVTKNGAGSALLCEPDRGAALVREIHAATGLPVTCKIRSGWDEHTRNYLQVAGKLFEAGCAALAIHPRTRAQGYSGQADWSVIADLKRHFPDRPIIGNGDVKTPADARRMLETTGCDFVMIGRGALGNPWIFRELHGGPPPTPEERCELVLEHLAAHMEFVGDALGAVRSFRKHLAWYAHGLRGAATFRSEVNQLDSPEAVRDSVRRFFVSAAFDPSAPEEEQDVDYRAALG from the coding sequence ATGCTCCGCATCGGTCCCTACACGCTGCCCAACCCCTTCATCCTCGCCCCCATGGCCGGGGTGAGCGAGCGGCCCTTCCGTGTCATCGCCTTCCGCATGGGGGCCGCCCTCTGCCCCACCGAGCTGGTGAGCGCCCAGGGCCTCATGCGCACCAACCAGCGCACCCTGAAGTACCTGCGCTTCGACCCCGAGGTGGAGCGGCCCTACAGCCTCCAGATTTTCGGAGGCGACCCGGAGTCCATGGCGCGCGCCGCGGTCATCGGCAAGCAGTACGGGGCGCAGATGATCGACATCAACATGGGCTGCCCGGTGAAGAAGGTGACGAAGAACGGCGCCGGCAGCGCCCTGCTGTGCGAGCCGGACCGGGGCGCGGCCCTCGTGCGGGAGATCCACGCGGCCACCGGCCTGCCCGTCACCTGTAAAATCCGCTCGGGCTGGGACGAGCACACCCGCAACTACCTCCAGGTGGCCGGGAAGCTCTTCGAGGCCGGCTGCGCCGCGCTCGCCATCCACCCGCGCACCCGCGCCCAGGGCTACTCGGGCCAGGCGGACTGGAGCGTCATCGCCGACCTCAAGCGTCATTTCCCGGACAGGCCCATCATCGGCAATGGCGACGTGAAGACGCCCGCCGACGCGCGCCGGATGCTGGAGACCACCGGGTGCGACTTCGTGATGATTGGCCGCGGCGCGCTGGGCAACCCGTGGATCTTCCGCGAGCTGCACGGGGGCCCGCCCCCCACGCCGGAGGAGCGGTGCGAGCTGGTGCTCGAGCACCTCGCCGCGCACATGGAGTTCGTGGGCGATGCGCTCGGCGCGGTGCGCTCCTTCCGCAAGCACCTGGCCTGGTATGCCCACGGCCTGCGCGGGGCCGCCACCTTCCGCTCCGAGGTCAACCAGCTCGACTCCCCCGAGGCGGTGCGCGACTCGGTGCGGCGCTTCTTCGTCTCCGCCGCGTTCGACCCGAGTGCCCCGGAGGAGGAGCAGGACGTCGACTACCGCGCGGCGCTCGGCTGA
- a CDS encoding glycoside hydrolase family 1 protein has translation MSAHETTFPPDFTFGVATAAYQVEGGIENDWAEWERAGKLKDPHQRCDRAVDHWNRYEEDYGLALDVGATAFRVSLEWARIEPERGRVDGAVLEAYRERLLRMKARGLRPVVTLHHFTHPTWFHRDTPWHRPESVEAFRAYARVCAPLFKGLDALVISLNEPMVLLLGGYLQGLIPPGIADGPKTMAALENMVRAHVAAREELLAVLGRVELGISQNMLAFAPDRWWHPMDRALVRLGAQAYNHAFHEALVSGRLRVNMPGIGSTRVDVPGARDSCEFIGMNYYTRAHLRFIPRPPFIDFKYRDTRGRGLTDIGWELWPEGFGQILGELGRYGLPVWVTENGVDDRDGQRRPSYLHTHLQQVLAARARGLDVRGYLYWSLLDNFEWLEGWGPRFGLYHVDFETLERRPTPACRYFKEIATTRRLVPPEAVAQPSAAR, from the coding sequence ATGAGTGCTCACGAGACGACCTTCCCGCCGGACTTCACCTTCGGCGTGGCCACCGCCGCGTACCAGGTGGAGGGTGGCATCGAGAACGACTGGGCCGAGTGGGAGCGCGCGGGGAAGCTGAAGGACCCGCACCAGCGCTGCGACCGGGCCGTGGACCACTGGAACCGCTACGAGGAGGACTACGGCCTGGCGCTGGACGTGGGGGCCACCGCCTTCCGCGTGTCGCTCGAGTGGGCCCGCATCGAGCCGGAGCGCGGGCGCGTGGATGGCGCGGTGCTCGAGGCCTACCGCGAGCGGCTGCTGCGGATGAAGGCGCGCGGCCTGCGCCCCGTGGTGACGCTGCACCACTTCACCCACCCCACCTGGTTCCACCGCGACACGCCCTGGCACCGGCCCGAGAGCGTGGAGGCCTTCCGCGCCTACGCACGCGTCTGCGCCCCTCTCTTCAAGGGGTTGGATGCACTCGTCATCTCCCTGAACGAGCCCATGGTGCTGCTGCTGGGCGGCTACCTGCAGGGCCTCATCCCCCCGGGCATCGCGGACGGGCCGAAGACGATGGCCGCCCTGGAGAACATGGTGCGCGCCCACGTGGCCGCGCGCGAGGAGCTGCTCGCGGTGCTCGGCCGGGTGGAGCTGGGCATCTCGCAGAACATGCTGGCCTTCGCGCCGGACCGCTGGTGGCACCCGATGGACCGTGCGCTCGTCCGGCTGGGCGCCCAGGCCTACAACCACGCCTTCCACGAGGCCCTGGTGTCCGGCCGGCTCCGGGTGAACATGCCCGGCATCGGCTCCACCCGGGTGGACGTCCCCGGCGCGCGCGACTCCTGCGAGTTCATCGGGATGAACTATTACACCCGCGCTCACCTGCGCTTCATCCCGCGCCCTCCCTTCATCGACTTCAAGTACCGGGACACGCGGGGCCGGGGCCTCACCGACATCGGCTGGGAGCTGTGGCCCGAGGGCTTCGGCCAGATTCTCGGCGAGCTCGGGCGCTACGGGCTGCCGGTGTGGGTGACGGAGAACGGCGTCGACGACCGCGACGGGCAGCGACGGCCGTCCTACCTGCACACCCACCTGCAACAGGTACTCGCCGCGCGAGCCCGGGGCCTGGACGTGCGCGGCTACCTCTATTGGAGCCTCCTGGACAACTTCGAGTGGCTGGAGGGCTGGGGGCCGCGCTTCGGCCTCTACCACGTCGACTTCGAGACGCTGGAGCGCCGCCCCACTCCGGCCTGCCGCTACTTCAAGGAGATCGCCACCACCCGGCGGCTCGTCCCACCCGAGGCCGTGGCTCAGCCGAGCGCCGCGCGGTAG
- a CDS encoding NFACT RNA binding domain-containing protein, whose protein sequence is MSLRPSELEQVVAEVGSRLAGAVVQKAWCPLPRLAYLEMRVPGRSFLLCLCAEGELARLSVAEERFPTPGEPAPFQRWLRQELVGLKLAGATWAEAERVVTLDFQSEDTRRRLVLELGAPGGLLLLTENGRVLMLSGEGLAQRRSLHPGAQWTSPEPLPADALLRAKAAASRLSPLPTDFAPYAEAAERVLGPKDKTSRAEAIRRRLALPYRARLKRSGRTLEKVRAEAARGPEAEKHRQLGELLTQNLYRLKRGATEVTLTAYTESGMEEVQVKLDPKRTPKEEADWHFHQYRRLLRGVEHARQREAELAREVGHAEAALKQLEALDEASLLAQAEVLHLAAGEEGPPEARPFKEYVGHGGHRIWVGKGGEDNDTLTFKVARPYHLWLHARGLPGSHVVVPLEKSAEVSQEVLLDAAHLALHHSGAKGEPRGEVSWVPVKFVKKVKGGAHGQVLYTREKTLVVRVEPERLERLLKTRGGEAPPGT, encoded by the coding sequence GTGTCTCTGCGTCCCTCGGAGTTGGAGCAGGTGGTGGCGGAGGTGGGCTCGCGGCTGGCCGGCGCGGTGGTGCAGAAGGCCTGGTGCCCGCTGCCGCGCCTCGCCTACCTGGAGATGCGGGTGCCCGGCAGATCCTTCCTCCTGTGCCTGTGCGCGGAGGGGGAGCTCGCCCGGCTCTCGGTGGCCGAGGAGCGCTTTCCCACACCCGGAGAGCCGGCGCCCTTCCAGCGCTGGCTGCGGCAGGAGCTGGTGGGCCTCAAGCTGGCCGGCGCCACGTGGGCGGAGGCCGAGCGCGTGGTGACGCTGGACTTCCAGAGCGAGGACACCCGGCGGCGGCTGGTGCTGGAGCTGGGCGCGCCGGGGGGGTTGCTGCTGCTGACGGAGAACGGCCGGGTGCTGATGCTCTCGGGGGAGGGGCTGGCGCAGCGGCGATCGCTGCACCCGGGGGCGCAGTGGACGTCGCCGGAGCCGCTGCCCGCCGATGCGCTCCTCCGGGCGAAGGCCGCCGCGTCGCGCCTCTCGCCCCTTCCCACGGACTTCGCTCCCTACGCGGAGGCGGCCGAGCGCGTCCTGGGACCGAAGGACAAGACGAGTCGCGCGGAGGCCATCCGCCGGAGGCTGGCGCTGCCGTACCGGGCGCGCCTCAAGCGCTCGGGGCGCACGTTGGAGAAGGTGCGCGCGGAGGCGGCGCGGGGCCCGGAGGCCGAGAAGCACCGGCAGCTGGGCGAGCTGCTCACCCAGAACCTCTACCGTCTGAAGCGGGGCGCCACGGAGGTGACGCTCACCGCGTATACCGAGTCGGGCATGGAGGAGGTCCAGGTGAAGCTGGACCCGAAGCGGACGCCGAAGGAGGAGGCGGACTGGCACTTCCACCAGTACCGGCGCCTGCTGAGGGGAGTGGAGCACGCGCGGCAGCGCGAGGCGGAGCTGGCGCGGGAGGTGGGGCACGCGGAGGCGGCGCTCAAGCAGCTCGAGGCGCTGGACGAGGCCTCGTTGCTGGCGCAGGCGGAGGTGCTGCACCTGGCGGCCGGAGAGGAGGGCCCGCCCGAGGCCCGGCCCTTCAAGGAGTACGTGGGGCACGGGGGCCACCGCATCTGGGTGGGGAAGGGGGGCGAGGACAACGACACGCTCACCTTCAAGGTGGCGAGGCCCTACCACCTGTGGCTGCACGCGCGGGGGCTGCCGGGCAGCCATGTGGTGGTCCCCCTGGAGAAGAGCGCGGAGGTCTCGCAGGAGGTGCTATTGGACGCGGCGCACCTGGCGCTGCACCACTCGGGCGCGAAGGGCGAGCCGCGCGGCGAGGTGAGCTGGGTGCCGGTGAAGTTCGTGAAGAAGGTGAAGGGTGGGGCGCACGGCCAGGTGCTCTACACCCGGGAGAAGACGCTGGTGGTGCGCGTGGAGCCGGAGCGGTTGGAGCGGCTGTTGAAGACACGTGGGGGCGAGGCGCCGCCCGGCACATGA
- a CDS encoding YkgJ family cysteine cluster protein, giving the protein MSGPSPQGPVCARCPVVLGTSCCEVKEGEHLATLTRADVERITAHTGLAPRRFLAEEYLSEVEAADYEARRPLYRGYFRRGPVRLTLATRAGACVFHEKGRGCGLPADVRPVACRLYPFERWPDGSWSVQMGRYGDLAEARAGGGACLAVEEAEGMEEVLAAFGTNREAVERLGEQLTEETRAHGRG; this is encoded by the coding sequence ATGAGCGGACCGTCTCCCCAGGGCCCGGTGTGTGCCCGCTGTCCGGTGGTGCTGGGCACCTCGTGCTGCGAGGTGAAGGAGGGTGAGCATCTGGCCACCCTCACGCGGGCGGACGTGGAGCGCATCACCGCGCACACGGGGCTCGCGCCCCGGCGCTTCCTGGCCGAGGAGTACCTCTCCGAGGTGGAAGCGGCGGACTACGAGGCGCGCCGGCCCCTGTACCGCGGCTACTTCCGCCGGGGCCCGGTGCGGCTGACGCTGGCCACGCGCGCGGGGGCATGCGTCTTCCATGAGAAGGGGCGGGGGTGTGGGCTGCCCGCGGACGTGCGGCCGGTGGCCTGCCGGCTCTACCCCTTCGAGCGCTGGCCCGACGGGAGCTGGAGCGTGCAGATGGGGCGCTACGGTGACCTGGCCGAGGCCCGAGCGGGCGGAGGGGCGTGCCTCGCGGTGGAGGAGGCCGAGGGGATGGAGGAGGTGCTGGCCGCCTTCGGGACGAACCGGGAGGCGGTGGAGCGGCTCGGCGAGCAGCTGACGGAGGAGACGAGGGCACACGGGCGGGGTTGA